Proteins from one Humidesulfovibrio mexicanus genomic window:
- a CDS encoding AAA family ATPase has product MKPSQIVSALATLMDIRQPAFLWGAPGVGKSQVVAQAAASRGLELIDVRAVLLDPVDLRGLPRIDAQGAAVWCPPAFLPRAGRGVLFLDELNSAPPLVQAACYQLILDRKLGEYALPEGWTVLAAGNRESDRAITHRMPSALANRLVHLDFEPDLDDWLSWAEGAGVDSRLRAFLRFRPKLLHAHDPLSGEKAFPSPRSWEFVSRILDARPGREALGALLRGAVGEAAALECLGYLDICDSLPETDAVLANPGGVRIPEEPAAIYALCESVARKASDGAMPSLAVLAGRLPVEFGVLLMRDAAATEPSIVETEAFKGWACANSDVLVV; this is encoded by the coding sequence ATGAAACCGTCTCAAATCGTTTCCGCCCTGGCCACCCTGATGGACATCCGGCAGCCCGCCTTCCTGTGGGGCGCGCCCGGGGTGGGCAAAAGCCAAGTCGTGGCGCAGGCCGCAGCCTCCAGGGGCCTCGAACTCATCGACGTGCGCGCCGTGCTGCTCGACCCGGTCGATCTGCGCGGGTTGCCGCGCATAGACGCCCAGGGCGCAGCCGTATGGTGCCCGCCCGCGTTTTTGCCGCGCGCCGGGCGCGGCGTGCTCTTCCTGGACGAGCTCAATTCCGCCCCGCCCCTGGTGCAGGCGGCCTGCTATCAGCTCATCCTGGACCGCAAGCTGGGCGAGTACGCCCTGCCCGAAGGCTGGACCGTGCTTGCCGCAGGCAACCGCGAGTCCGACCGGGCAATCACCCACCGGATGCCCTCGGCCCTGGCGAACCGTCTGGTGCACCTGGACTTCGAACCCGACCTGGACGATTGGCTGTCCTGGGCCGAAGGCGCGGGCGTGGATTCCAGGCTCCGGGCATTTTTGCGCTTCCGGCCCAAGCTGCTGCACGCCCACGATCCGCTCTCCGGCGAGAAGGCCTTCCCCTCCCCGCGCTCCTGGGAGTTCGTTTCGCGCATTCTTGACGCGCGGCCCGGCCGCGAGGCCCTGGGGGCCTTGCTGCGCGGCGCGGTTGGCGAGGCTGCGGCCCTGGAATGCCTGGGTTACCTGGACATCTGCGACAGCCTGCCAGAAACCGACGCCGTGCTGGCCAACCCCGGCGGAGTGCGCATTCCCGAAGAGCCCGCAGCCATTTACGCCCTGTGCGAGTCCGTGGCGCGCAAGGCTTCGGACGGGGCCATGCCGAGCCTGGCCGTGCTGGCCGGACGCCTACCCGTGGAGTTCGGCGTGCTGCTCATGCGCGACGCCGCCGCCACCGAGCCCTCCATCGTGGAGACCGAGGCGTTCAAGGGCTGGGCCTGCGCCAACAGCGACGTGCTGGTGGTCTAG